taagaataaaaaaaatatattttttatatgtagaaattaaaaaaaaaagtatgataaaatgtaaaaattttaagaaaaatattacttttacatgaattatttaaaatgatttatataaagaTTCTTCACTATTTTGAActtacacaaaaaaaaaaaaaaaaaaaaaaataaaataaaaatataacttaaataaataaaaagtagtgtcaatgaaaaaattttaattttatttcggTCGCACATTTATTGATATaagaataaaagaaaatatttactacacatatgtatatatttaatgaaaatataaaatgcttttgatttaagaaaatatttttttttattatgttacATAGATTAAAATGTATCGAGTATACTgcattattataaattatatatatatatttattctatGCAGATGGAAGCATATTAATATggaatacaaataatttaaaagatgaaTTAACTCATTCTAGCATTTTAAATGGACATACAAAAAGATGTTCTTCCTTAGATTGGAATCCAGTCGTAAATAATACCATTGTGTCTATTGGTCAAGACCAGAAAATTATTTGTTGGGAtgtagaaaatgaaaaaaacatttttagtCTGAATCTAAATAAGGCTCCGTTATGTTGTAAGTGGAATTTAGATGGTTCTTTATTATCGTATGTTGATAGCAGTACCAAATTAAGTATAATTGATGTaagattaaataaaataataaatagcGTAAAGTCACATAAAGATCCTAAAAAACCCAAGGTTATGTGGATTGATGGATTATCTGGAACTAAGTATAATATTATCTCAACGGGATTTAGTGTAAATCATTGCAGAGAAGTAAAATTATGGGATATAAGAAGTATAGATAATCCGATAAATGTGATTGATTTAGATTCTTTACCTTCTCCTTTATATCCTTACTATGATGAAGGATTAGGtattattgttttattaGGAAAAGGAGAAACTATTAAtcgttttcttttttattcatgTGGAAACATAAAACCGTTAACAGGGACTAGATCCCGATTTTCTCATGCAGGATTTGGTTTTTCTCCTAAAACGGAATGTATGACATCAAAATGTGAAGTTGcgaaaatattcaaaatgGAATCTAGAACCATTTACATGAGCTCTGTTATAGTTcctagaaaaaataaagagcAATTTCCGAGAGATTTATATCCTGACCTTATTGTAGAGCCTACTTTCACTGCAAACGAATGGATGAACTTTGTTGAAAAACCCATTTTAAGGAGACCATTTTTAGGTATTCCAAATAAAAAAGAGCAAGGATTACTCAAGAagtgtaataataatagtaataataatagtaataataaaaatgttagtTATAACTCTATTTTTACAACTATATCAGAAAAATTTAGATATTCTAACAAGTCTAACAATCATTCTTCTAGAAATTCTActttaagtaaaaataattccATTAAAAACTACCAAATGTcggaagaaaaaaatgaaaaaaaattcaaagcAAAAGGTATGTTTTATAATGTTTTTAAAtctaataaagataaaaaaattgctgatgaaaaaaatgataggaaaagaaaaagtacAGCCAACAGTAGTCTAAAAAATAGTACAACTAATAACATAGAACAGTTAAACGATCTATCAGAACGATTATCAAAAACTGAAGAAGAAAACATAGAGTTAAGAAAGTCTGTTTCAGAGTTACAAGAAAGAATTAAAGTATTAGAACATTTTTGTTCTAGTAAAAGCGAACATTATGAAAAGGAAGAATCCCTTGAAgacattgaaaaaaaatatcataaaCAAATTCTCACAACGAAACAAGAAAGTACAGAAGAAAATAAGCCATTTCCATCTTCTTTGCATATAAGTGAtaacaaaaaagaagaaaacgTAAAAAAATGTACTGATAATTCTCTTGGAGGAGGTAAAtacaaagaaaaattaaaaaaaagaaattaaattttttttgataaaataatatttaatcaCGATACaggaaataataataattagaaaatatcacaaaattaaaaaaaaaaattaatagaatgaaaaacaaaaaaataatttataagaaaatattggttttttgtaatttatataaaataaatagttatataaaataaagagaAAATCATAGTAAAATGAAAAGACATACTttaataagtatatataaactaaaaaaatgatattgaatataataaatataatcaaaaatatataaaaaaaattttataatttaaaggaGAAATAATGTAGAcaaattcataatttttagaTCTATTATATGTGtagtgaaataaataaaaaattttaggtagaaggataaaaaaaaattaggataaatgataattaacttttaaaaataattataaaatcattaaaattaaattttatataaaaaaaataaaatacatatatatatttgttgatatatttttagaaatagTTTTGAGTTTTTTTTGCTTATGTATTTTAACAGAAACATAACATCTacataaatacataaaagataaaaaaaaaatatgagtttttttttgtttttttattttttaatatatatttttttttaaacttttacatatactttcctttttttatatatttttttttttttattatgaataCATATTTAAAACTTTATAGATGGATTTATTGTTGTttataaacttttttaattttatatattttttattatttatacatattataattataaaatcaaaattattctgtggattatttttttttatattttagtaaaaaaaggaaaaaaagaattataatttaatttttttttttattattaatttaaaattataccTAAATCTTTGGTTtttattcttcttttttctttataaggAAACAGTTAACTTTTTGATCTTACAtagaaatgataaaaatatatcacataaataattatttacatacag
The sequence above is drawn from the Plasmodium relictum strain SGS1 genome assembly, chromosome: 14 genome and encodes:
- a CDS encoding coronin, putative — its product is MCSRPIEFEGIACSRKAIAFRLSSFEGTIIGLMKLDSSKKNPKIYKLRGHKGVIQDIQYNLHYENIIASTGDDGSILIWNTNNLKDELTHSSILNGHTKRCSSLDWNPVVNNTIVSIGQDQKIICWDVENEKNIFSLNLNKAPLCCKWNLDGSLLSYVDSSTKLSIIDVRLNKIINSVKSHKDPKKPKVMWIDGLSGTKYNIISTGFSVNHCREVKLWDIRSIDNPINVIDLDSLPSPLYPYYDEGLGIIVLLGKGETINRFLFYSCGNIKPLTGTRSRFSHAGFGFSPKTECMTSKCEVAKIFKMESRTIYMSSVIVPRKNKEQFPRDLYPDLIVEPTFTANEWMNFVEKPILRRPFLGIPNKKEQGLLKKCNNNSNNNSNNKNVSYNSIFTTISEKFRYSNKSNNHSSRNSTLSKNNSIKNYQMSEEKNEKKFKAKGMFYNVFKSNKDKKIADEKNDRKRKSTANSSLKNSTTNNIEQLNDLSERLSKTEEENIELRKSVSELQERIKVLEHFCSSKSEHYEKEESLEDIEKKYHKQILTTKQESTEENKPFPSSLHISDNKKEENVKKCTDNSLGGGKYKEKLKKRN